One Microbacterium sp. W4I20 DNA window includes the following coding sequences:
- a CDS encoding DNA methyltransferase: MTRPTWNEITARAARFAADWKDEWYEKGEAQSFWTELLAVFGIDRRRAGGYFEYAVKLAGNRHGYVDMFLPGKLLVEQKSAGRDLGAAQTQALGYLDGVPDIDLPIAIVASDFQTFQLLDLDSRQVWSFRLEELAEHVRLFGFLVDEAARMPEEQSPVNRDAAERMAALHEALYESGFTGRRLELFLMRLVFCQFADDANIFEKGEFEAYLQNRTSYDGSDLGPRLSKLFEVLNTPPEERSTMLDEDLKVFPYINGGLFSETTTVPDFDSSLRHQLLLTCRPDWSKVSPAIFGSMFQGVMDVNERHSIGAHYTSEENILRLIQPLFLDSLYAEYEAIPKNKNRIKALNQLHDKIARLGFLDPACGCGNFLVIAYRELRKLEHRIVADIQGDRVILTDVGDLLKVRVEQFSGIELLEFPAMIARTALWLTDHQMNLEASHRFGRHYSRIPLTDGAHIVRGNALTLDWQEARSPENTDYILGNPPFLGSRSMSVEQKSELRTVGSDIRESGFLDFVAAWYILAGRFADLNPNIEIGFVSTNSIAQGEQPGIFWPPLFADGFHINFAHQTFVWTNEARGVAHVHCVIIGFSQKDRPQKEIYSYEGKRGEPILEVVDKISPYLVRGTEIVVRNRQTQISDRKLMSFGNMPADGGNLLLTPEERDELIRADPAAERWILPYVGAREFISGQERYCLWLDGISATELRGMPQIYQRVAAVRKVREKSARPRLADTPHLFAQITQRPNRPFLLIPGVSSERRKYVPMGFYTGGVIASNACFALHDASLTDFALLTSQMHMDWLRAVGGRLKSDLRYSKDVVYNNFVFPDLRPSDDERLTSLGQAVLDQRAQHPTETMAALYDPMVMPIGLARAHQALDAFVDRLYAEKPFEDSSSRVSYLLDLVARVDASKAI, encoded by the coding sequence GTGACGCGCCCCACCTGGAATGAGATCACCGCTCGCGCCGCTCGCTTCGCGGCAGATTGGAAAGACGAGTGGTACGAAAAAGGTGAAGCCCAATCGTTCTGGACCGAACTCCTCGCCGTGTTCGGAATCGACCGCCGGCGCGCGGGAGGATACTTCGAGTACGCCGTGAAGTTGGCCGGGAATAGGCATGGCTACGTCGACATGTTCCTACCTGGGAAGCTCTTGGTCGAGCAAAAGAGTGCAGGCCGTGATCTCGGAGCGGCTCAGACACAAGCATTGGGGTACCTCGACGGTGTCCCTGATATCGATCTGCCAATCGCGATTGTGGCCAGCGACTTCCAGACATTCCAGTTACTCGACTTGGATTCGCGACAGGTTTGGTCGTTCCGACTGGAAGAACTAGCTGAGCACGTTCGGCTCTTCGGGTTTCTCGTCGACGAGGCTGCCCGCATGCCGGAGGAACAATCTCCAGTCAACAGAGACGCAGCCGAACGAATGGCCGCGCTCCACGAAGCGCTATACGAATCAGGGTTCACCGGACGTCGCCTCGAACTATTCCTCATGCGGCTCGTGTTCTGCCAGTTTGCCGATGACGCCAATATCTTCGAAAAGGGTGAATTTGAGGCCTATCTTCAGAACCGTACTTCTTATGACGGATCAGATCTTGGCCCGAGACTTTCGAAACTTTTCGAGGTTCTAAACACGCCACCCGAAGAGCGGTCCACGATGCTCGACGAAGATCTCAAGGTATTCCCATACATCAATGGTGGCCTCTTTTCTGAAACGACAACGGTGCCTGATTTTGACTCCAGCCTGCGTCACCAACTCCTACTGACGTGCCGGCCGGATTGGTCGAAGGTATCGCCAGCGATTTTCGGATCTATGTTTCAAGGGGTGATGGATGTAAATGAGCGACACAGCATCGGAGCACATTACACAAGTGAAGAAAACATACTCCGACTGATACAGCCTCTCTTTTTGGATAGCCTCTACGCCGAGTATGAAGCGATACCCAAGAACAAGAACCGCATCAAGGCGCTGAACCAACTACACGACAAAATTGCGAGACTTGGCTTCCTCGACCCAGCGTGCGGTTGCGGGAACTTCTTGGTGATCGCCTATCGAGAGCTCCGAAAACTCGAACATCGAATCGTCGCCGACATCCAGGGCGACCGTGTGATACTGACTGATGTCGGGGACCTTCTCAAGGTACGCGTCGAGCAGTTCAGTGGTATCGAACTTCTCGAATTTCCGGCCATGATCGCCCGGACTGCGCTGTGGCTTACCGATCATCAGATGAATCTCGAAGCTTCACATCGGTTCGGCCGACACTACTCGCGAATTCCACTAACAGACGGCGCTCACATCGTTCGGGGAAATGCGCTCACTCTTGATTGGCAAGAGGCGCGTTCACCCGAAAACACTGACTATATCCTCGGTAACCCTCCGTTTCTTGGTTCGAGATCAATGAGCGTTGAGCAAAAGTCGGAGCTCAGGACGGTTGGCTCAGATATACGCGAGTCTGGCTTTCTAGACTTCGTCGCCGCCTGGTATATCCTGGCCGGCAGATTTGCTGACCTCAATCCGAACATCGAGATCGGATTCGTATCCACTAACTCGATCGCGCAAGGCGAGCAACCGGGCATATTTTGGCCTCCCCTGTTTGCGGATGGCTTCCACATCAACTTCGCTCACCAGACGTTCGTGTGGACCAACGAAGCCCGCGGAGTGGCGCACGTCCACTGCGTCATCATTGGGTTTTCGCAAAAGGATCGGCCACAAAAGGAAATATATTCGTACGAGGGAAAACGGGGGGAGCCAATTCTCGAAGTTGTCGACAAGATCAGCCCTTATCTAGTGCGGGGAACCGAAATCGTCGTCCGAAATAGGCAGACTCAGATCAGCGATCGAAAGCTGATGTCTTTCGGGAACATGCCAGCTGACGGAGGAAACCTTCTTCTAACTCCGGAAGAGCGCGACGAGCTGATCCGTGCCGATCCCGCGGCCGAACGCTGGATCCTTCCTTACGTTGGCGCAAGAGAGTTCATCAGCGGACAGGAGCGGTACTGTCTTTGGCTCGACGGGATCTCGGCTACCGAACTTCGTGGGATGCCTCAGATCTATCAACGCGTCGCCGCCGTGCGGAAGGTTCGCGAGAAGTCCGCTAGGCCGCGTCTCGCAGACACCCCCCATCTGTTCGCTCAAATTACGCAGCGACCGAACCGTCCATTTCTTCTAATTCCCGGCGTATCGTCGGAACGACGCAAGTATGTTCCTATGGGCTTTTATACCGGGGGCGTGATCGCGTCAAACGCATGTTTCGCATTGCACGACGCCTCACTCACTGATTTTGCCCTGCTAACTAGTCAGATGCATATGGATTGGTTGCGCGCCGTCGGAGGTCGACTCAAGAGCGACCTCCGCTATTCGAAGGACGTGGTATACAACAACTTCGTATTTCCGGACCTCCGACCGAGCGACGACGAACGGCTCACTAGCCTCGGTCAGGCCGTACTCGATCAGCGCGCGCAGCACCCGACTGAAACGATGGCCGCGCTCTATGACCCAATGGTGATGCCAATTGGGCTGGCGCGCGCGCACCAGGCACTTGATGCGTTCGTCGACCGTTTGTATGCGGAGAAGCCGTTCGAAGATTCTTCGTCTCGTGTGTCTTATCTGTTAGATCTGGTCGCGCGAGTCGACGCGAGCAAGGCAATCTGA
- a CDS encoding pentapeptide repeat-containing protein yields MLIVIWLVPPMMAEYDSQPIVGNPKDMDAVSAARQALLWIAGGLIAVATLVFTYRRDAIAQNSADLDRDANYTTRYTEAIKQLGDLSVPIKLGGVYALERVAHDSSRDRETTCAVLAAFLRHESSVQALRSGTDSRLPVHLEAAAAVLGRITQNHGLASAMVIDLRATYLPGANLEAANLEKAMLSQSVLESALLSAANLAGAQFDGATLDGADLTGAVLHRSDLSFAVMRRIILADTVGHSATLSNADLTDSILIGADFSGSNFAGATFVRADLTRASFVGASFHDANLSGADLQGADFSNADLSGCVFDDAILSDETKWPSGFDVDASKSELPDNSAYEAEWDDDFHDKLA; encoded by the coding sequence ATGTTGATTGTCATTTGGCTCGTCCCCCCGATGATGGCTGAGTATGACTCGCAGCCAATCGTTGGCAACCCGAAGGACATGGACGCCGTGAGCGCCGCTCGCCAAGCGCTGCTATGGATTGCCGGAGGGCTTATCGCGGTAGCAACACTAGTCTTTACCTACCGGCGTGATGCGATCGCGCAGAACAGCGCTGACCTGGATCGCGACGCGAACTACACGACTCGGTACACAGAGGCGATCAAACAGTTGGGCGACCTCAGTGTGCCGATTAAGCTTGGGGGCGTTTACGCCTTGGAGCGAGTAGCTCACGACTCCTCGCGAGACAGAGAAACAACATGCGCTGTGCTTGCAGCCTTCCTCCGGCACGAGTCTTCCGTTCAAGCCTTAAGATCAGGGACGGACTCGCGCCTCCCGGTTCACCTAGAGGCCGCTGCCGCGGTCCTTGGTCGGATCACGCAAAACCATGGTTTGGCCAGCGCCATGGTGATCGACCTGCGCGCCACTTACCTGCCGGGAGCAAACCTCGAGGCCGCAAATCTCGAGAAGGCCATGCTTAGCCAATCCGTCCTCGAGAGTGCGCTGCTATCGGCTGCTAACCTCGCCGGTGCACAATTTGACGGCGCTACGCTAGACGGCGCTGACCTCACTGGCGCCGTCCTGCATCGATCGGACCTATCGTTCGCGGTTATGCGCCGGATCATACTCGCCGATACCGTCGGTCACTCAGCGACGCTGTCTAATGCTGATCTCACGGACAGCATCCTGATTGGCGCTGATTTTTCAGGCTCGAACTTCGCCGGAGCTACCTTTGTCCGAGCTGATCTGACGCGCGCCTCTTTCGTTGGTGCTAGTTTTCATGATGCAAATCTGAGTGGGGCCGACCTACAGGGTGCCGATTTTTCGAACGCCGACCTAAGCGGTTGCGTCTTCGACGATGCCATTTTGTCGGACGAGACTAAGTGGCCGAGCGGCTTCGATGTGGATGCCAGCAAATCCGAATTGCCAGACAACTCTGCGTACGAGGCGGAGTGGGACGATGACTTCCACGACAAGCTGGCTTGA
- a CDS encoding MerR family transcriptional regulator, which produces MRISELSAQTGVTVPTIKYYLREGLLPEGERSAPTQAAYGEKHVERLRVIRALLDAGVSIAETRRVLATLDDPPERPHDLLGTAHAAITPPVDEALDLTKAERLVEGLGWKPGMCDPAVLSAVARALQGLENAGFVVPDAAMAEYLASMRRIADAEIAGVPTESAEAAVRYVVLGSVLVEPLLLALRRVAQQVSSGETFA; this is translated from the coding sequence ATGAGAATTTCCGAACTGTCAGCCCAGACGGGCGTGACCGTGCCGACGATCAAGTACTACCTGCGCGAAGGGTTGCTACCCGAGGGTGAGCGCAGCGCGCCGACTCAGGCTGCCTACGGCGAGAAGCACGTGGAGCGGCTGCGGGTGATCCGGGCGCTGCTTGATGCGGGGGTGAGTATCGCCGAGACGCGGCGGGTGCTGGCGACGCTGGATGATCCGCCGGAGAGGCCGCACGACCTGCTGGGAACGGCGCACGCGGCGATCACTCCACCGGTGGATGAAGCGCTCGATCTGACCAAGGCCGAGCGGCTCGTCGAAGGGCTCGGGTGGAAGCCGGGGATGTGTGATCCGGCGGTGCTGAGCGCGGTGGCCCGGGCGCTGCAGGGGTTGGAGAACGCAGGGTTCGTCGTGCCGGATGCGGCGATGGCGGAATACCTCGCGAGTATGCGACGGATCGCAGATGCCGAGATCGCCGGGGTACCGACGGAATCCGCGGAGGCTGCGGTGCGGTACGTCGTGCTGGGGTCGGTGCTGGTGGAGCCGTTGTTGTTGGCGTTGCGGCGAGTGGCGCAGCAGGTTAGCTCGGGGGAGACGTTCGCGTAG
- a CDS encoding DUF4188 domain-containing protein has translation MSRVIKGRMTHRHEGELVVFHIGMQINRWWRPDLWLPTFFAMPPMLRELSTDPDSGMLGYQLLFGSGGPYVVQYWSSVDKLYAYASSPSQEHRPAWTRFNKMARKAPGAVGIWHETFLVDRAESVYVSTKPMGLPKATEMVEVGKRQDRAQARFAEGRSDPRQKASVTDERGGI, from the coding sequence ATGTCGAGAGTCATCAAGGGACGCATGACGCATCGCCACGAGGGCGAGCTCGTCGTGTTCCACATCGGGATGCAGATCAACCGCTGGTGGCGACCCGACCTGTGGCTGCCGACCTTCTTCGCCATGCCACCGATGCTCCGCGAACTGTCCACTGACCCCGACTCGGGCATGCTCGGCTACCAGCTGCTGTTCGGATCCGGCGGACCCTACGTCGTGCAGTACTGGTCGTCCGTCGACAAGCTCTACGCCTACGCGTCCAGCCCGTCGCAGGAGCATCGCCCCGCCTGGACCCGCTTCAACAAGATGGCGCGCAAGGCTCCAGGAGCGGTCGGCATCTGGCACGAGACCTTTCTCGTCGACCGCGCCGAGAGTGTTTACGTGTCGACCAAGCCGATGGGGTTGCCGAAGGCCACGGAGATGGTCGAGGTGGGGAAGCGGCAGGACCGGGCACAGGCGCGGTTCGCGGAGGGGCGGAGCGACCCTCGCCAGAAGGCCTCAGTGACTGACGAACGCGGCGGGATCTGA
- a CDS encoding aldo/keto reductase, translating to MKHSALGDGLAVSSIGLGAMGMSAFYGPTDEAEAIATLQHAVDIGVTFIDTAEAYGPFENEKLIGRALGSRRDEITIATKASAETDDDGTVHGRNGSPEYIRRACERSLRHLGMDVIDLYYLHRVDPNVPIEESVGALADLVREGKVRHIGLSEASGPTLRRAHAVHPIGAVQSEFSLFARDMLHNDEKATADELGIGVVAFSPLGRGTLTSGIRSLDELAPEDARRGLPRFQPEAFAANRRLVERVEEVARERGATIAQVALAWVLSEGVVPIPGTRRRARLDENAGAAEISLSDEERMRLADAVPVAEVVGSRDGIDVGVGVDR from the coding sequence ATGAAGCACTCGGCACTCGGCGACGGACTCGCCGTCTCATCGATCGGACTCGGAGCGATGGGCATGAGCGCCTTCTACGGTCCGACCGACGAGGCGGAGGCGATCGCCACCCTGCAGCACGCGGTCGACATCGGTGTGACGTTCATCGACACCGCGGAGGCGTACGGTCCGTTCGAGAACGAGAAGCTCATCGGGCGGGCGCTCGGCTCCCGGCGCGACGAGATCACGATCGCGACGAAGGCGTCGGCCGAGACGGATGACGACGGCACGGTCCACGGACGCAACGGCAGTCCGGAGTACATCCGGCGGGCGTGCGAGCGGTCGCTGCGGCACCTCGGGATGGACGTGATCGACCTCTACTACCTGCACCGGGTCGATCCGAACGTGCCGATCGAGGAGAGCGTCGGCGCGCTGGCCGACCTCGTGCGCGAGGGTAAGGTGCGGCACATCGGGCTGTCCGAGGCGTCGGGTCCCACGCTGCGGCGGGCGCACGCGGTGCATCCGATCGGGGCGGTGCAGTCGGAGTTCTCGCTCTTCGCCCGAGACATGCTGCACAACGACGAGAAGGCGACTGCGGATGAGCTCGGCATCGGCGTGGTGGCGTTCTCTCCGCTCGGGCGTGGGACGCTGACGTCGGGCATCCGTTCGCTGGACGAGCTGGCGCCCGAGGATGCTCGGCGCGGACTGCCGCGCTTCCAACCCGAGGCCTTCGCGGCGAACCGTCGGCTGGTAGAGCGGGTCGAGGAGGTAGCGCGGGAGCGCGGGGCGACGATCGCTCAGGTGGCGCTCGCGTGGGTGCTGTCGGAAGGCGTGGTGCCGATTCCGGGGACGCGGAGGAGGGCTCGGCTGGACGAGAATGCGGGGGCGGCCGAGATCTCGTTGAGCGATGAGGAGCGGATGCGGTTGGCGGATGCTGTGCCGGTGGCGGAGGTCGTGGGGTCGCGGGATGGGATCGATGTGGGGGTGGGGGTGGACCGGTAA
- a CDS encoding MerR family transcriptional regulator, translating into MDGITLPPLDVDVPPQGLTIGEVAHATGLKISTLRFYEREGLMLDPTPRDVSGRRRYDEHDLAWIGGLLMLRATGMSVADMRALADLSREEGTEGGRLSILQAHRERVLEEMERTRRHLEALDTKIDAYREVVASRGQEARAEGEDS; encoded by the coding sequence ATGGACGGAATCACCCTTCCCCCGCTCGACGTCGACGTGCCGCCGCAGGGCCTCACAATCGGTGAGGTCGCGCACGCCACCGGACTGAAGATCTCGACCCTCCGCTTCTATGAGCGTGAGGGGTTGATGCTCGATCCGACGCCCCGCGATGTCTCCGGACGCCGGCGCTACGACGAGCACGACTTGGCCTGGATCGGCGGGCTACTAATGCTCCGCGCGACGGGGATGTCGGTTGCCGACATGCGGGCGCTCGCCGACCTGTCGCGCGAGGAGGGCACGGAGGGCGGGAGGCTCAGCATCCTGCAGGCGCATCGCGAGCGCGTGCTCGAAGAGATGGAGCGCACGCGCCGGCACCTCGAAGCATTGGACACCAAGATCGACGCGTACCGCGAGGTGGTCGCGTCGCGCGGGCAGGAAGCTCGCGCAGAAGGAGAGGACTCATGA
- a CDS encoding NAD(P)H-binding protein: MRIAITTPNGNVGHHLTRMLVRAGIRPLLLSRNPDSIDAELREYVDVAQADSQDAAQVVAATQGVDALYWVDPSVMSEDPLADYARATEALVAAVTENGIGRVVFQSSIGAEKRHGVGEIDGLAAAEVALDALGIDVTHLRCGFFFSNLLLDVEALRAGRLTTVLPLDAPMAWVAPRDIAEVAALTLLNREWSGRRVHAVHGPEDLTWTEVGAILTEELGRHVVVERVSDAAMLDGLRAAGMPEAMAHAVLGMSTGMREGFVPEQERTVATTTPTGLRGWVREEVVGVVSGR, translated from the coding sequence ATGCGCATCGCCATCACCACCCCGAACGGCAATGTCGGCCACCACCTGACGCGGATGCTGGTGCGCGCCGGCATCCGTCCGCTGCTGTTGAGCAGGAATCCCGACAGCATCGATGCGGAGCTGCGCGAGTACGTCGATGTCGCGCAGGCGGATTCGCAGGATGCCGCGCAGGTCGTGGCGGCGACGCAGGGTGTCGACGCGCTGTATTGGGTGGATCCGTCGGTGATGTCGGAGGATCCGCTGGCCGACTATGCGCGGGCGACCGAAGCGCTCGTCGCGGCGGTCACCGAGAACGGCATCGGACGGGTGGTGTTCCAGAGCAGCATCGGCGCCGAGAAACGGCACGGTGTCGGCGAGATCGATGGGCTCGCTGCGGCCGAGGTGGCGCTGGATGCTCTCGGAATCGACGTCACGCATCTGCGGTGCGGGTTCTTCTTCTCGAACCTGCTCCTCGATGTGGAGGCGTTGCGGGCCGGCAGGCTGACGACGGTTCTGCCGTTGGATGCGCCGATGGCGTGGGTCGCTCCGCGCGACATCGCCGAGGTCGCGGCGCTGACGCTGCTGAACCGCGAGTGGAGTGGACGCCGGGTGCATGCCGTGCACGGACCGGAGGATCTGACGTGGACCGAGGTCGGGGCGATCCTGACGGAGGAGCTCGGGCGGCACGTCGTCGTCGAGCGGGTGTCGGATGCCGCGATGCTCGACGGCCTGCGGGCGGCGGGGATGCCGGAGGCGATGGCGCATGCCGTGCTCGGCATGTCGACCGGCATGCGCGAGGGGTTCGTGCCGGAGCAGGAGCGGACCGTCGCGACGACCACGCCGACCGGGCTGCGTGGGTGGGTGCGGGAGGAAGTCGTGGGGGTGGTGTCCGGTCGGTGA
- a CDS encoding YafY family protein, translated as MESPSNRTLHLLSLLQTGGEWNVDALADRLEASRRTVRRDAQRLRDLGYDVRSRPGPGAAYRLHPSTKIPPLLLDADEVATIITGLLVLETWTPDDPAASVARAKLEQTLPPALRRRAAATALSTQILQTDPAPVDFALVGTLSDAVAHSSRVAFDYTDQHGRETRRTVEPYRHFLRQRQWYVVAYDVDREDWRLFRLDRMREARMLPGVHAGREFPFDSIEGWLTSDFGRSGGAG; from the coding sequence GTGGAATCGCCATCGAACCGCACCCTGCACCTGCTGTCGCTGCTCCAGACCGGCGGCGAATGGAACGTCGACGCCCTGGCCGACCGCCTCGAAGCCAGTCGCCGCACGGTCCGTCGCGATGCGCAACGACTCCGCGACCTCGGCTACGACGTGCGATCCCGCCCCGGTCCCGGAGCCGCGTACCGGCTGCATCCGAGCACGAAGATCCCGCCGCTGCTACTCGACGCCGACGAGGTCGCGACGATCATCACCGGCCTGCTGGTGCTCGAGACCTGGACGCCGGACGATCCCGCAGCATCCGTCGCCCGCGCGAAGCTCGAGCAGACCCTTCCCCCCGCCCTTCGCCGGCGCGCGGCCGCCACGGCACTCTCGACACAGATCCTGCAGACCGACCCGGCACCGGTCGACTTCGCCCTCGTCGGAACCCTGTCGGATGCCGTCGCCCACAGCTCCCGCGTCGCCTTCGACTACACAGACCAGCACGGCCGAGAGACCCGACGCACCGTCGAGCCGTACCGGCACTTCCTGCGCCAGCGACAGTGGTACGTCGTCGCGTACGACGTCGACCGCGAGGACTGGAGGCTGTTCCGACTCGACCGGATGCGGGAGGCGCGGATGCTGCCCGGCGTGCACGCCGGACGGGAGTTTCCGTTCGACTCGATCGAAGGATGGTTGACGAGCGACTTCGGGCGGAGCGGAGGCGCGGGGTGA
- a CDS encoding 2'-5' RNA ligase family protein yields MRDPEPKRSFLSIELLLDRATEAAVRAEWDALAALGVSSLAHHTSTSNRPHVTLLVRTELDPFDAHALLQRSPIEVTLSAPLLFGTGERRVLARSIVPTAELLDIHAAVHAVAGTGDDAPHTTPGNWTPHVTLARRLRVVDLPAALEHVGGEIHGRATGLRLWDPTTATVTDLGTFA; encoded by the coding sequence GTGCGAGATCCCGAGCCGAAGCGCTCCTTCCTGTCGATCGAGTTGCTCCTCGATAGAGCAACGGAGGCGGCTGTCCGCGCCGAGTGGGATGCGCTCGCCGCACTCGGGGTGTCGAGCCTCGCTCACCACACGTCGACGAGCAACCGCCCCCACGTGACCCTCCTCGTGCGTACCGAGCTGGACCCGTTCGACGCGCACGCGCTCCTCCAGCGCTCGCCGATCGAGGTCACGCTCAGCGCACCCCTGCTGTTCGGCACGGGCGAGCGCCGGGTGCTGGCCCGCAGCATCGTCCCGACCGCCGAACTCCTCGACATCCACGCGGCCGTGCACGCCGTTGCCGGCACCGGGGACGATGCCCCGCACACGACTCCGGGCAACTGGACCCCGCACGTCACCCTCGCCCGCCGACTGCGAGTCGTCGACCTCCCGGCAGCGCTCGAGCACGTGGGAGGTGAGATCCACGGACGCGCGACGGGCCTGCGGCTCTGGGACCCCACGACCGCGACCGTCACAGATCTGGGGACCTTCGCCTGA